Sequence from the Epinephelus moara isolate mb chromosome 19, YSFRI_EMoa_1.0, whole genome shotgun sequence genome:
GAGGTCTTGGTCATCATTCTTAAATGTGCACTTAAGCTGCAGTTTTAGAACCTGTAATAGTTGAAATATTTTAAGCATACTATCGATAGGAGTTCTTTAAATGACACGAACATGACTGACTGCTGAGGTTGTACAAAACTCGGTTTCCTTGTAGCAGAAATGAACACCCTGTAATAAACAAGGAGGCAAGCTTGATAAGAATACTGACCTAAATTCAGTTTACAACAGAAGGAACAAAATAAACCAGGTGGATTGGGATCACTTTAATTGTTAAAAATTTACAGACCAACTGACAGTTGGCGCTGGGATCGAGGCAGACAACGATCGAATTCAAGATGCTCTTTGTACGTTAGAAACAGTGATTTACAAACAGTAGGAAGAGCACAAACAATGGGAGGTGAGTGGGAGGTACACTCTGAAACCAATTACCTCCATATCAGCTCCTTAAAACAAgaacacacattttctctctaCAAAATATAAAGGCAATATAAGGATCAGACATACTGCTAAAAGTAATGGCAGCCAATCGTAACACACTGAGCGGTCTCTCCTGTTTGCAATCAGTTCCTCCGGGGAGGAGGAGTCAAATACAGgtgcagggggggggggggggtctgaaGACTCAACAGCAGCTGTCTGATGCTGTCAACACTGTACAACATGtgaaattttaatttgtgttcTTACATACACCACACCCAACTAGCAACAAAGCTAAGTAAAGCCCAACAGTGACGCTTCGTGACATCTGCTCAGTGAAGCGCTAACAGACTGAGCTGTAGGCCGCTATACACCTCATTACTCCTCCCCTGCCCCACcccccagaaaaaaaataagtccaGTCCCTTTCCACCATGACATCATTCAAAATATCAATGTTAATTTACACAAACTGCATTTAAGTCATTTGAGTccattaaaaaaggaaaatgggacaaaaattaaaagttgGAAGCAGCACTACAGTATTTGTTTGAATTCCCTACAGATCAGTTGGCGCTTCCTCTTCCTCTATACCCACACGTGGCGTCTGCAGTGAGCCACGGcctgaaagacagaaacaagtGGTTAGACGGGTCTGTCAAAGCAAACCTGTATCAAATAAAGAGTTTACCTAATCAGGTTTAAGGGATCAGTTGTGATGTACAATACGGTTAAGGGTTATCAACTATGCATTAATTACTGTGTCATAGCCTTtcaggaatacttcacccacaagataaccatttgtatatcaattaacTCACGCCGCATTACCCTGAATTTGTGATGGAaacttttcttgcatgcctccacggtaaATAAAGAATTCACAAAACACTCAGGCATACGCATAGCGCGGCGGGGCAGGCACACACGTTTGAACTCTGCTTGCATTTTTTGAATTGCCAACACATGCTACATGTCTGTAGTATGCAAGACTGTGTTGCAGAACTGTTAAATagtgtttaggaagtactgagcatacgactggataaatgagacttgaattacaCTGCAAGATTTGTTTGAGAGCTTGGGGCAGCCCCCTGAAAGTCTTCAAGTaaggcagctttttttttttggttttgtcagCAAGTGTGGTTCTGGGGAAGTTTCGGTCTCCAGATTTAGCTACAGAGTTAGCAGTCCTTGCTTTCACGCTGATCTCCAGTTCAGGCACCCAGACCCAGGGTAGGTCTGAGTGGGATTGAGGCAGCAGcgtggaggaagagaggctttgcccggtcaggctctgagataacgttatcttctgCTATCGCCTTAAGTgctgaatttacagctcacagcaacttgaTAAAATAGattacttaaattcatcaagattttttcccccctctttttattcttcgttcactgtggaggcatgtgagaaaaagaaagtgttCATCTCAGGGTAACACTGGGAGAGTAACTTGTATATGAATTagcattttgtgggtgaagtattcctttaaaaagatTTATACCTTTTAtataacatttacatttcattaccAGAATACATgtttgaaagtgaaaatgacGGAACTACTCACATCACACTGGGTTGCTGTCAGCATGTTCTTACACCAGTATGTAGGTCCCCAGATGCACTGCTCTGTTCCGAGCAGCCTGCGCACAGCTTCGGGACAGGCTCCCAATTTCTgttgcacacaaaacacacaactcaGATACTAGACTGGGCTAGTGCAAGCCAAATATCCCACTTACTGTTCACTACCAACAatttataaacaaaaataagtgGCACAATCAATTACCATGCACACGAAGTCTGGGTCGAGCATCTGGAGAAGCAGCTCGATAAGCACTGGTTCATATTGTTGAATCATCTGGTCACACtgttgacacagacacacaggggtTAATACAAGGCTTATTAAAAGTTACACAGGGTAAGGAGATCAAACTACAACTTCTCACCTCGCTCTGCAAGGAGTCGGGCAGGAAGCTGCATACTTTCCTCACAGCCTCCTCAATCTCTTCCTCTGTTGCGTTCTTCTCCAGAATACCATCCATGTAACGGACTGCCATCTTGCACACCTCGCAGAAGTCGCCAGCCTTAAAGCGAGCCTGGTCGAGCGCAGCTAGGAAGAATTAGACAGCACTTTATTACACAAATATGGAAAACACCTTTGGCTTCACAGAggcaaataaaacaagacaatacAATAAGACCTCTCACCTTAAAAgagcaaattatttttttaaaggttgaTTTTAGAGTTCACACATACGACATGGCCTGCTTATAATAAGGCCGgctaaacactgaaaataagcAGTACGACACTggacaaaactgaaaaaaaaatagcttaaCTTAGCAGCAAAACATTAACTGTGGTTACAGTTACAATGGAGCACATTATGTTGCAAGATTCTGGTAAAGACTCCCTCTAATAGGGTTATGGTTAATATTCTTCATAGAGAAATAAACAATTCAACAACATATCCTGTGTTTTCTGCAGTTTGAACCAATCATTTCTACGTCATCGACATAATTTTACTACAAATGTTCACAATCATTCACTTTGTAATCTTGTTCTTGTGCCTCCAGTGTTATCATCAAATGAAACTGTAAATTCGTAACATTCCTAATATGACGTGCAAAACATCTGTCGCCACCAGAGTGAACATTTGCATTTAGTGTGCTCTGAAGGGTGAACTTACGGACATAGGCGCGGCTGGCGTCATTGCAGAGTGCCAACACTGTGCAGACAGTCTTGGGGTCAGCCTGCTGCACCAGCAGCTCAATAATGGCCTGGCCGTAAGTCTCAACCAGGTCCTTACACTGGGCACTCAGAGAAGAGGGCAGATATGTGCACACCTTCTCCACAGCTTGAACCACCTCCTCCTGCGACAGAGACAAATGAATTAGCTAAAAACTAGAGTTGTGTCAAAGTAAGTGTGTTGGCAGCAGTTTTGCAGAGTTTATTTTTACTTGGAAACATCAAGAAGCACACATCCCACCTCTGTTTTCTGATCCTCCAACATAGCCTCCAACTGTTTCATCACAAACTCACAAATGGCACACTTTGGGGAATCTCGGACACGCACCATGGgctgaaacacaaagaggcaATGTCTTATGTGCATGTACAAAGAAAACAGTGCTGATAAAAGTCAGAAGTCAGGTGCCCGCTATGACTTACCTTAGCAGACTTAGCAGCGACAGACTCGACCTTGGTGGCAGGGAAAAGCTTGAGAGCAGGTACAGCCTTGGCAGCGGGGATAGCCTTGGCAGCAGGTACAGTCATGGCAGCCTGCAGTTTCAGCATGGGAATGGACTTCTTCATTTCAGTACAGAAGCCAGCGTGGGCACAGATGTCCTTGGGTTGCTGAGAGAGGAAACAGACAGTTCATTTTGGATACACAGCTGATGGTCTACACACAGTGCCATATTGCATGCTGTTAACATAAACCATGTGTCTGTAATCTGCGTATCATTCCACTACATTACCACCCATGCAATATGCAGAAGTTTCtatgctacaaaaaaaaaaaaaaaaaaaaaaagacacctaACACAGCTTTCTTTTACTGGTACCAAACACACAGCAATGCAGACccatactgacaaaaaaatgtttacttCTCTAGCTCACAGGCATCCATCAACATCAGCCAATGTTGAAACGCCTTACGAAGTACAATAAAGGTGGTACTTTTTTTTGGGATAAGGCTACTTCAGGGTTAGTAAAGACCAGTGCATCTGTGCATACTTTAAATATGACAGCACTGTATGCTCATTTGATGTGAAGAAACAGGAGAGAATCCTGATGTGGCCCCTCACTGCAGTATTACAACAGCCATTTAGGTGTCAACTCATCAGCCACACAAGCAGAGTATTCAGGTTAAGTAATGTAATCTCAGTTTTGATTAGATTATCATTTACATGCATCCCAGCAGGGTTAGGTGTGCAGTGCCAGGAGTGGACAGCACAAGAAGTGAGAGCTAAGGGGTTAGGAAGCTACAAGCTGAACACAGATAGACCTACCTGTTCCTGGGGAGCAGCACACAAAACCCAGAGCAGGAGAAAACAGAGCAGGACAACATGAATGGAGGGGAGAAACGTAAAGATGGAATACAGggcaagaacaaaaaaaaaaaaaaaagacaagaaaaataaattaaaagaaagacagaaagcgATTTAAAGATGTGAATAAACTGAGGGCAGCAGGCCAGGTAGTGCTGCAAGAC
This genomic interval carries:
- the psap gene encoding prosaposin, giving the protein MLLLTLLFVTSAVATPLLGTEQCARGPPYWCQNVKTASLCGAVTHCQQNVWNKPQMKSVPCDLCKEVLTVVEQLLKDNDTEAEVLGYLEKACQLIPDQGLTAECKEIVDNYYPILMGIIKGELEDPGVVCAAMGLCQSQQVALAKVQAQEQLVSNEIPQVDLAQKVSPFLLNVPQLLYPQASSKQEAPKQEKQTNEDVCQDCIKFLTDAQVEAKRNTSFIDSLIENIENQCDLLGPGLSEMCKQYVGQYGELVVQQLMSMQPKDICAHAGFCTEMKKSIPMLKLQAAMTVPAAKAIPAAKAVPALKLFPATKVESVAAKSAKPMVRVRDSPKCAICEFVMKQLEAMLEDQKTEEEVVQAVEKVCTYLPSSLSAQCKDLVETYGQAIIELLVQQADPKTVCTVLALCNDASRAYVPALDQARFKAGDFCEVCKMAVRYMDGILEKNATEEEIEEAVRKVCSFLPDSLQSECDQMIQQYEPVLIELLLQMLDPDFVCMKLGACPEAVRRLLGTEQCIWGPTYWCKNMLTATQCDAVAHCRRHVWV